In candidate division WOR-3 bacterium, the following proteins share a genomic window:
- a CDS encoding class I SAM-dependent methyltransferase, with the protein MIGYYRDKLSGTRLRRCYDLAPPRIRQYLVSEMGYVARHIAPGDSVLELGCGYGRVLQYLSARSGAIYGVDISVSNIEYALRFMQGYGNCHLAVMDAMRMGFADNSFEHVFCIQNGISAFHVDEKELVRESLRVVKENGKIFFSSYSPKIWADRLCWFELQAQEGLIGEIDLDKTRDGLIVCKDGFAATTVVPEQFRAIVKDLPVGIHIEEVDESSLFFVLTPRNTS; encoded by the coding sequence ATGATTGGATACTACCGGGATAAATTGTCTGGTACTCGATTGAGACGCTGCTATGACTTGGCGCCGCCGCGCATCCGGCAGTATCTGGTGTCTGAGATGGGTTATGTAGCACGCCACATAGCACCCGGCGATAGCGTGCTTGAACTAGGGTGCGGATACGGACGTGTTCTGCAATACCTGTCGGCAAGGTCCGGAGCAATATACGGTGTAGATATATCAGTTTCGAATATTGAATATGCTCTGCGTTTCATGCAGGGGTATGGCAATTGTCACCTGGCAGTTATGGATGCAATGAGAATGGGATTTGCCGACAATTCATTTGAACATGTATTTTGTATCCAGAATGGTATCTCTGCATTTCATGTCGATGAGAAAGAACTTGTACGCGAGAGCCTCCGCGTAGTAAAAGAAAATGGAAAAATATTTTTTTCCAGTTATTCACCAAAAATATGGGCAGATCGTCTGTGTTGGTTTGAACTGCAAGCCCAAGAAGGGTTGATCGGTGAGATTGATCTCGATAAGACGCGTGACGGTCTCATCGTCTGCAAGGACGGCTTCGCAGCGACGACGGTTGTTCCCGAGCAGTTTCGTGCTATTGTGAAAGATCTGCCGGTTGGTATTCACATCGAAGAAGTCGATGAGTCGAGTCTATTTTTCGTGTTGACTCCCCGGAACACATCGTAG
- a CDS encoding KamA family radical SAM protein, translating to MTILIRANTNREKIPVDDVWRRELRESVRSVEHLDRHLRLSQREKRQISDVIERHPMRITHHYLSLVNRNDPDDPIRKMIVPSAEEFNLLGQYDTSGELSNTKMPGLQHKYAQTALILATNRCATYCRYCFRKRLIGLETGEILKRFNDAVKYIEKHTEITNVLISGGDPLILTTDIIERFLQKLSAIDHLNFIRFGTKITVALPDRILQDKHLIALFRYYALRKKRIIVVAHINHPREISEKTIAAVKALERASVTVSNQTVLLKGVNDTPDVLAALQKELLRVGIQPYYVFQCRPVKRVKHNFQLLLHKGLQVVENAKKMLDGPSKRFRYVMSHRTGKIEILGLLDGYMYFRYHQAKDPDNLGKFFKRRLVATAGWLDELE from the coding sequence AATACAAACCGCGAGAAGATACCTGTCGACGATGTGTGGCGTCGCGAGCTAAGAGAAAGCGTACGAAGTGTGGAGCATTTGGATAGACACCTTAGACTTTCTCAACGGGAAAAAAGACAGATCTCAGATGTCATTGAGAGACATCCCATGCGTATCACCCATCATTATCTTTCTCTCGTTAATCGGAATGATCCTGATGATCCGATAAGGAAGATGATCGTGCCGTCGGCCGAGGAGTTCAATCTTCTTGGACAGTATGATACAAGCGGTGAGTTGTCCAACACAAAAATGCCTGGACTTCAACACAAGTATGCGCAGACGGCACTGATACTCGCGACAAACCGCTGTGCCACCTACTGCCGTTATTGTTTCAGGAAGAGGTTGATCGGATTGGAAACTGGTGAAATACTGAAACGGTTCAATGATGCGGTAAAATATATTGAAAAGCATACTGAGATCACCAATGTCTTGATAAGCGGTGGCGATCCATTGATTCTTACCACGGATATTATTGAACGTTTCTTGCAGAAACTCTCTGCTATCGACCATCTCAATTTCATCAGGTTTGGCACAAAGATTACAGTCGCGTTGCCAGATAGGATTCTTCAGGATAAGCACCTTATTGCATTGTTCAGGTATTATGCACTACGTAAGAAGAGGATCATTGTGGTAGCGCATATAAATCACCCCCGTGAGATTTCGGAGAAGACCATAGCCGCGGTTAAGGCTCTTGAGCGTGCCTCGGTTACGGTTAGCAACCAGACCGTTCTCCTTAAAGGCGTGAACGATACACCAGACGTGCTGGCTGCCCTTCAGAAGGAATTACTGAGGGTGGGTATACAACCGTACTATGTATTCCAATGCCGACCGGTGAAGCGTGTGAAACACAACTTTCAGCTGCTACTTCACAAAGGACTGCAGGTAGTCGAGAACGCGAAGAAGATGCTAGATGGTCCAAGCAAGCGGTTCAGATACGTCATGTCTCACAGAACCGGGAAGATCGAGATATTGGGTCTTCTGGATGGCTACATGTACTTCAGATACCATCAGGCTAAGGACCCGGATAATCTGGGCAAATTCTTCAAACGCAGGCTTGTAGCGACAGCCGGCTGGCTCGACGAATTGGAATAG